The DNA region TCTTTTGCGCAGGAGTTTAGTTACACTAGATGACGTGGTTTTACCGTCGTCAGTGGAGTCCAGCAGAAGCATGGACATCTTCTACACCCACAGCTCGAAAATGTCCTGCGTCCGTGACCTCGGAGGAGCATTTAACAGCAGCTTTTCTGCTGGACCACAAGCTGTGCAATTGTCTGAACTCCTCAAACTGCATACAAAACCAAAGAGGGTAGGTCGTTTATAATAAATACTTTCACAAAATGCTATCTGGCAGTTTTATAAAAGAAACAAATTACAGGACGATGAAACCTACAGTACATCTCACATGATGTTGTCAAACCAcctgtattaaaataattaaaataaattcatatttcactaagttagtataaaataaaactatctaTAGGATATCATTTCCTATTTTATTTGaatcacaaacaaataaacaataaattaatagattCCTGCATGTTATATTACTTTTGTTACTCGTGTTttccatttataaatataatcaatTCCGAACCACTTTACTGATTATTTAAAGACACAATTATAAAagattgtaaaaaatgtttttgtatttaccatcatttaattttctttaatttaattattatttttacaatatccGGATatttttaaccccccccccccccccccccccccaaaaaaaaaaaaaacttgagtaaaataagaaattaaattaagaaaaaaaatggaggGGTGTATTCaagtaatttttgtcattttaatgttttttttcttttaataaccaAGCCAAGTGTCAGGTCACCGAGCCCCCTGCATCTGTATGTTTTCTGTATATTGCACAGGTGAACATCAATGCAAAGATTATCCAGGAGCTGCGCAGGGGAATCGGTGTTGTATGGGATGGACAGAGTCTTCCAAAAACTGAATATACTGTAGCAGATACCACAGACTGCATGAGGCTAACAGTCTGGCGTGAGCACAGCATGACTGTGGGTGAATGGTACAGCATCACAGACGTCTCTGTGAGAGAGATCAGGGGAAAGACATCCCTATCAACTACCATAGATACACAGATCGTCAGCATCCCATCTCAAGGTACAGCTGCTGCTGTTCAAGTGACATCCCCATCAACTACCAAAGACACACAGATCGTCAGCATCCCATCTCAAGGTACAGCGGCTGCTGTTCAAGTGACATCCCCATCAACTATCAAAGACACACAGATCGTCAGCATCCCATCTCAAGGTACAGCGGCTGCTGTTCAAGTGCTGACAGAAACTATCAGATGTGATATCCTTGGtgcaaacattaaaaatgtcttaatttgtccTCGTAAACACCAAATGAAGAGTGTGACACTGTCAAGCCCAACTCTATATTGTATCTCATGCAACACACATTACAAAAGCACTGCCATCGTGATGAACTTTAGTGGTCACCTGGATATTAAACCAGAAACAGGAAATGTTATGAAGGCGAAGATTGAAGACGAGGTCATAAGGTCGGCGCTCACAGTCAATCCCACTGCATCACCAAAGGACATTATTAAGAGCTTAATTGCACTGCCACCCATGCAGATTACAATTCACAAGAACGTCATTGTAAAGATGGAAGATGTTCCTCAGAAGACTGAGATCAAGTCTGAAGATGAGCTTCCTGTTAAAGTGGAACCTGTGGAAGAATCCGAGTTTTATTCACCCCCGGATTATGGCTTTCTATTCAGTTCCCAAGtcagaaaaagaaaatttaatgACTGACTCTAATCATAGAAATTAATAACTTCCCATTACTGTATTATTCATGACTTCAGATAAAATCAGTATGAAGACTAAAGTCTAACAAAGATTACCAGGATGtctaaatacttaaaataaaataaaacagttaatacttatgtacacacacacacctatctataattgtcattaaaatgtcaattcaaatttatatttatatacacatacctTTATTAAattctgctaaattactaaatgtaaatatataatttaacgttcattttctattttgtttttagattaaaCCTTAAGATTAATGTTTACTGGGGAAAACGAATGGATTACATATTTCCAAATAATCTCTAATGATTACAGAGAAactgttttaatgttaattttaaagtttaattggTGGTGAGAAATTGATTGTGATGTTATTGCCCTTTGCATTGAAATGTTGATGATGTCACAATCTGTAGATTTTGAGTATTTGCAGACATATAGCAGAGAAAATAAATTtgaacaaatgctttttttttttgactatttacTTGTTTTTTGTCATTCACATTTCCATTTTCTTCATTTGCCACACTTACAAAATTGGCATCAAATTTAATATCGCCAGCACACATTTAGAGTCAAAATCATCACTAACATCGGTATCGTGTCATCATTTACGttcaaaatgaaaatcaaatgaTTGCATTTTAATCACTTTCTGATTGAAAAGATGTTGAAGACCCCAGTGCAGTATTTGCTGACAGATAATTCAAGCCCCTTGCTGTTCCTGCAACATTCCCTAtgccaaactgaaagatattCACATGTACATTACGAAACATCGAGACATTGTTGCACTTTTCATTAAATTCATTACTATGTGTAAAAGCTTTACTGAGGGAGGTTATCTGAGGTGGTCAGTACAGGACAGGGTAAAGCAAGGGGTGTGTGTGTCTAATGGATACAACCTTTGTGAAAGAACATGTACAAGGCGTGACTGATATTTAATAGTTTTGAAGATCAAGAACAGTTGGAAATCATCTTAGACAAGTCTTCTCCTCTTGCAGTCTCTCTCCATCTGGTCTTCAGAGGCAGTTTTGGCTGTGGCGGCACCCAAAGGGGACACAGAGTTGAGCAAAGCATCCTCAGATGCCTGGCCGAACAGAGCCAAGAGCATAGCCACACCGAAACCAGTGGCTCGCTCCCCCTGTGCACAATCCACACTGAATTATAAAAGGTTCTTGGGTTAACATGCataatttcagttcattttactATAGCCTATACTCACAGCGTGGACTGGTGAAGCGATGTCCACATGTACCCAAATGCCTGGCCAATCAAAACCCAGATGAGAGCCAATGAAGAGGCCAGCACAGGAGCTCTGTGCATTCTCACGGTCCTGCAGTCAAACAAAATATGCACCAATGTTGACTCAAATCAAATTAGTATTCAAAATAATTGAAATGTGTCTTAAGTTGATTTTCAAAGTGTGTCTGAAAATTCCAATTCACACagcaataaaatagataaaagttacaataaaacaagtaaaataaataaaatattcaacatAAAAAGTATAGAGTAAGACATTTATAAAAAGTAAGATAAAACCAACAAATAAAAGAAAGGATCAAATAAAACGAAgtaataacttaattaaaataaagggtaaaataaaataaaaagttaatgtatttttttaataaaatgaaaaaaaaaaaaaaagaataaaaatacaaaagtaaaaactaaaaaaaataaaaaacgaatgtaaaagacaaaaaagtaaaaagcaaaacaaaatgaaacaaaaaaacaagataaaagcTAAAAAGTCCCTTATGTCCTAACGGTAAACAATTATTATGAACTATATGGTGCACCATTCCGGTAACTTCCATCACTATAGTGAAcatttgtggggaaaaaaaaaggcTCCCCTTTCACTTCACACCCATCTCTTCCCCGTTTCCTCACCGCCACAGAGTTCTTCATGTCAGCCACAGCGGAGGTGAATTCACTGAAGTGAAGCTCAGGGCAGTAGACCAGAGGATGTGCCAGGTCTCCGCTGCTGCGGCCCGCTCTCACACAAGCGGCTTCCCACTGCTCACTGTTGGTCATCACCGCAGCGTGATACTTCCCCGTGGAGATTCCCTGTAGCGGCAAACAGAAAACACAAGACATGGGATGTTTGAGTAGTATGGGACATCATTTTATTGACTGGGAACtggatttaaaaacaattatattattaagatttaaaaaatatatatattttaaaacatcatttattcttgtgatgacaaagctgaattttcagcatcattcctccagtcttcattgtcacatgatccttcagaaatcattctaatatactgctcaagaaacatcccttattattatcaatgataaaAACAACAGAGCTGTTTAAAAGTTGGGTGAAAACCGTTAAgaattcttttgtaaggattctttgaatagaaagttcagaagaacattatttgtaaaataaatatcttatttaGTCAGCACTTCTGACTAAAATgcatgaacccccccccccccccccccccaatggaTTGAGTGGCCACTCAGGATATAAATATAACTGGGTTTTGCCAAAATTCAAAGTGCAACAGCCATAAAGCAGTAAAAAACAGCGATACGGGTTTGCCGATTAACAGGGAACTGGTTTGGTTCTGGAATTTCGCCAATTCCTCGTGATATCATCTGACACTGGATTCTCTTTTTATGCTTCGCTTGAAATGAAATCTGGCCCAGAAATCCTTCCTCGAATATATCAGTATACAATATCTTGTTCTCACTCAAAATCTGTAAAGACTTGTACACAAAAAAGATGGAATGACTGCACTGAAACTGAATCTAGAATTATCACCTTTTTACTAATAAGAGGAGCAATCAAGTGCATTCAGAAGATCCTCACACAAGAATGTGTCAACATCAACGCACCTGAGCACCGGTCAGCGTGGCCATGTCCAGTATGATGTCTGCAGAGAGATCTTTGTTCGCATATACAACACCATCAGAGAGCACCAGCCTCCCTTCAGCATCCGTGTTGTTTATCTCCACAGTTCTGAAGAACCACAGAAATACACATCAGTTACATGCAACTGCATCGCTGGTTAGGACACATGGAAGATGTTTTCACTGGGATGCCAAAACTTACTTTCCAGAGTAGAGAGTGTGTATATCATCTGGTCGAGTGGCTGTAGGTCCCACGGAGTTCTCAGCCAGGCAGAAAACTGCATGAAGATTGTCCTTAAAGCCCTGAGACATGCAACAGAAGGCAATGTCAAACTTCCtacatgcattaaaataaaaaaaatacaaatatgatttctgaaggataatatgAACACACAAGAGTAATGATGTTGAGAATGGAATAAgttttgatcaaaggaataagttatttaaaaatatatataatagaaaatacatattttaaattgcaaactactcaaaattgtttttttatcaaataaatgcagcattggatAGCACTAAAAGatatttcattaaaaagcaaaatccgaccccaaacttttgagcactAGTGTATACAAGTCTTCACTGAACACATTTGGTAtactaacatcacacacacacacttagatgTGAAATGAGACACCCTctcataaacaaaataataaatggtgACTGCAGACACATTAATACCAAGTGTAAAGTGCAAGCCGTCTTGGCTGCCCACTTGTGATCAGACCACCTGAGACCGGGGTTAGGACCTTTAATGTAGATAAGTTTAGCAGTCAGTGATCTGTTATATCAAAAGAATCAGTACCTGTTTAACAGCAGCTTTAAAAGCTCCTAAAATGGCTGCGGCTCCTCCACAGTCTCTCTTCATTCCTGGCATTGTGGTCTATAAAGGGGAGAaaaataaattgtacaaataacAAATAAGCTGTCAAATGTGGTGTTTTAAGGTGAAGGGTGTCATTTATGTGCCTCTAGCAGCAGCCAACA from Carassius auratus strain Wakin chromosome 6, ASM336829v1, whole genome shotgun sequence includes:
- the LOC113105099 gene encoding uncharacterized protein LOC113105099 isoform X2, which codes for MAEQSPAKKLRKQVKGFLCDVSPVKDNHFDAVLQHEGGNSKVVVFRPEDHMHFHNAEKTRSLVTLDDVVLPSSVESSRSMDIFYTHSSKMSCVRDLGGAFNSSFSAGPQAVQLSELLKLHTKPKRVNINAKIIQELRRGIGVVWDGQSLPKTEYTVADTTDCMRLTVWREHSMTVGEWYSITDVSVREIRGKTSLSTTIDTQIVSIPSQGTAAAVQVTSPSTIKDTQIVSIPSQGTAAAVQVLTETIRCDILGANIKNVLICPRKHQMKSVTLSSPTLYCISCNTHYKSTAIVMNFSGHLDIKPETGNVMKAKIEDEVIRSALTVNPTASPKDIIKSLIALPPMQITIHKNVIVKMEDVPQKTEIKSEDELPVKVEPVEESEFYSPPDYGFLFSSQVRKRKFND
- the LOC113105099 gene encoding uncharacterized protein LOC113105099 isoform X1: MAEQSPAKKLRKQVKGFLCDVSPVKDNHFDAVLQHEGGNSKVVVFRPEDHMHFHNAEKTRSLVTLDDVVLPSSVESSRSMDIFYTHSSKMSCVRDLGGAFNSSFSAGPQAVQLSELLKLHTKPKRVNINAKIIQELRRGIGVVWDGQSLPKTEYTVADTTDCMRLTVWREHSMTVGEWYSITDVSVREIRGKTSLSTTIDTQIVSIPSQGTAAAVQVTSPSTTKDTQIVSIPSQGTAAAVQVTSPSTIKDTQIVSIPSQGTAAAVQVLTETIRCDILGANIKNVLICPRKHQMKSVTLSSPTLYCISCNTHYKSTAIVMNFSGHLDIKPETGNVMKAKIEDEVIRSALTVNPTASPKDIIKSLIALPPMQITIHKNVIVKMEDVPQKTEIKSEDELPVKVEPVEESEFYSPPDYGFLFSSQVRKRKFND